A region of the Archangium lipolyticum genome:
GGTGAACTTCGTCTCCTCCGCGAGGATGCGCCGCAGGTCCGCGCCCTCGACGTACTCCATGGCGATGAAGATGCTGTCACCGATCTTCCCGAGCTCGAACACCTGGACGATGTTCGGGTGGTGCAGCTGCGCCGCGATGCGGGCCTCGTCCAGGAACATCTGGACGAACTCGGGCTCCTCCGTGAGGTACGGGAGGATGCGCTTGATGACCACCAGCTCGGACCTGGGGGGCGCCTGCGCGAGGAAGAGCTCCGCCATTCCCCCCATCGCGAGCCGCTTGATGAGGACGTACTTGCCGAAAGGGGTGGCGATCTGGGGAGAGTTCTCGGGAATGGGATCCCCCTGGGAATCGGGCGATGACAAGGCCTGGAGCTTCTTCCAGAGCCTACCCGCATTTACCACTTGAATGGTGGGGTGGAAGAATGTGGGAGACGACTGGCTAACCCCCCGCGTCCCACACACCGGCGAGGTCTCTGTCACAATCCTGAGGCAGGAGGACGTGGGTGAAGGCGTTACCGAAACCACCGTCTGGCAGTTCCGTCCCGGGCACCCGGCCCCCCGCCGGATCCTTGGGGCACGTGGCGAGGTCCTCGGTCCCCCCGTCCTGGCAGGGAACATAGGTGTAGGTATCCCACACGCCGCGGATGCCGTTGGGGAAGACGACGACGCCCCCGTCGCCGCGCACGAGGTCCTGCCAGTCGCAGCGCGCCGGGCCGCCGTCCGTGGGGCTGGGGCCGGAGGTGTTCCGGCTGCTCACCAGGATGCCACCCGAGACCTCGAAGCCGTTGAAGGCGGAACCATTCGAGAGGGCCGGGACGTGGGGGAAGGCGCTGGGCGAGGGGTCGGTCATCACCAGGGGGCCGGGGACGTACACGCGCGTGCCGAGGAGCTCCGGGTTGGGACGGAGCCAACCCCCATCCGCCGCGCCGAAGCCCGGAGGAGCGCGGTTGTCGGCGGGCACCGGCAGGGTGTCGATGAGGCGGATCTCCAACCGGCCCAGGGAGTTGTCGAAGACGCGCGGATTGGCGATGCGCGCGCGGTAGCCCTCAAGCTGCTCGTCGCCGGCCCCGGCCTGCATCCACCCGGTGATGTCCACGTACTGCCCCACCTGGGGCACGAAGTCCGTGGGGAGATCCGTAGGGGACTTCTCCACCCAGAGGCCCTGCGTGGGCCGGGCGGGATCCACCACCCAGAACCTCACGGGGGTGCCCGCGTCGCTCCGCGGGCCATGGTCCGGGGACTCCACGGTGTGGATGACCACGCCCTCGAGCTTGACCCGGACGCGTCCATCGAAAGGCGTCCTGCGGGCCTCGGCGATGGTCATCACCACGGTGGGCGGGGCGCCGGCGTCGGCCTGCATGCCGGCATCGCGCGGGGAGGCGCCACCATCCATTCCGGCACCGCCATCCACGCTGCACACCCCGGCACAGCCCGGCGTGCCGGAGGGGTCCTCGTCATCCGCCATGTACCCGCCACTACATCCAACGGCCAGGGCCAGGGGGGTGGCAACCAGGGCCGCCGCGCCGGGGAGCTTGCGCAGAGGAATCACGGTGACGTCTCCTGTGGATTTTCCGGCGCCGTCCTCCTAGAGAAGTCGCGCGCCTCCGGCCTCGGATGTCGGGTCTTATACCGGTGGGTCGCGGACCCCCGCAAGCAAGGGGCCAGACACCTCCGTGACACATTCGACCGGATGACGCCTCACGTGTTGGGTAGTCACTCCGACGTCATCTCGCAGCCCTGGGAGCCCCACCGCCATGCCCCTGCCAGCGCATCCCTTCTTCCGCGGCCTCTCCCCCACCCTGCACATCTCCCACCGGGGAGGCTCGCTGCTCGCGCCCGAGAACACCCTGGCCGCCTTCCGCATGGCGGTGGAGCGCTACCTCACCCGGATGCTGGAGACGGACGTGCACCTCACCCGGGACGGAGAGCTGGTGGTGGCCCACGACGCCACCCTGGAGCGATGCACGAACGGACAGGGAGCCATCGCGGACCACACGCTGGCCGAGCTCCAGAGCCTGGACGCCGGCTACTGCTTCACCCGGGACGGGGGCCGCACCTTCCCCTTCCGGGACCAGGGAATCCGCATGCCCTCCCTGCGCGAGGCGCTGCGGGCCTTCCCGGACCTGCACTTCAACATCGAGGTGAAGCCGGACGTGCCGGGCATCGAGGATGCCTTCTTCCAGGTGCTGCGCGAGGAGGGCGCCCTGGAGCGGGTGTGCGTGGGCAGCGAGCTGGACGAGGTGGGCGAGCGGATGGCCCGGGTGATGCCGGACGCGTGCCATTTCTACCCGCGCGACGCGCTGGCGGCCTTCGTGCTGGCGGTGCGGGCGGGCGAGCAACCGCCGG
Encoded here:
- a CDS encoding glycerophosphodiester phosphodiesterase, producing the protein MPLPAHPFFRGLSPTLHISHRGGSLLAPENTLAAFRMAVERYLTRMLETDVHLTRDGELVVAHDATLERCTNGQGAIADHTLAELQSLDAGYCFTRDGGRTFPFRDQGIRMPSLREALRAFPDLHFNIEVKPDVPGIEDAFFQVLREEGALERVCVGSELDEVGERMARVMPDACHFYPRDALAAFVLAVRAGEQPPDDRRYTVLDMPLYFGDMRLVDEALLRAVDAHGKWLNVWTVDEPDEMRQLVAEGVGGIMTDRPDLLRQVLDERQNPR